The following is a genomic window from bacterium.
CCTTCTCAAGGTGCGCCTGCAGCGGCGCCTTCGCGGTTACCGGCAGCATGGTCACCCGGTCCTTGCCGCCTTTGCCGTCGCGGATGGTGATCTCGTTGCGCTGGAAATCGAGGTCCTTGACCCTCAAGCGCAGGCACTCCAGCAGGCGCAGCCCGGAGCCGTACAACAGCGCGCATACCAGGCGCGGGATCCCGTCGAGGCCGCCCAACACCGCCCTGACCTCATCGCGGACCAGCACAACCGGCACGCGTCGAGGGCGCCTTGCCCGCACGACTCCTTCGACCCGGCCCAACGGACGATGCAGCACGCTATCGTATAGAAACAGCAGGGCCGCCAGGGCCTGGTTCTGCGTGGCGGCGGCCACGCGCCCGCTGACAGCCAGGTGGGTCAGGAACTCGTTAACCTCCCGCTCGCCCATCTCACCGGGGTCGCGACTTCCATGGAACTCAACGAACCGCTTGATCCAGGCCGCGTAGGCCTGTTCGGTCCTCTGGCTGTAGTGGCGGGCGCGGAGGTCCTGGCGAACCCGATCCAGGAGCCCGGACGGCCCAGGCAAGGGGTGAGGAACCGTCGGGTTAACCGGGGTGTCCTGCTCATGGCGACGATCTGGAGGCCGAAGCGTTGGGTCCACGTCAACAGAACCGCCTGCAAACAGCGCCAGCAGGCGCGCGAGGACGCCGTCCGTCCGGGACACCACCCAATACTTCCCCTCAGGATGCCAGCGGCGGCCGGGGATCGTCTTGATCTTGGCGACGTCTTCGGGGCTGAAGGGAAGGCGCACGACGAGCATGCCCGCCTCGCCGGGCTCGATCCGAATCGCACCCCGAGCCGCCCTACCTGCCGCGATAGACGACACCCTGATGCGTGATGTGGCAACTGCTCCGCGAATCGGGCCGCGGAGCGCCAATGCCGCCCCATCCACGCAGTCACCGTCCTTCA
Proteins encoded in this region:
- a CDS encoding integron integrase, with amino-acid sequence MDGAALALRGPIRGAVATSRIRVSSIAAGRAARGAIRIEPGEAGMLVVRLPFSPEDVAKIKTIPGRRWHPEGKYWVVSRTDGVLARLLALFAGGSVDVDPTLRPPDRRHEQDTPVNPTVPHPLPGPSGLLDRVRQDLRARHYSQRTEQAYAAWIKRFVEFHGSRDPGEMGEREVNEFLTHLAVSGRVAAATQNQALAALLFLYDSVLHRPLGRVEGVVRARRPRRVPVVLVRDEVRAVLGGLDGIPRLVCALLYGSGLRLLECLRLRVKDLDFQRNEITIRDGKGGKDRVTMLPVTAKAPLQAHLEKVRSQHEKDLARGLGRVPLPDALTRKYPGADRQWAWQWVFPASAHCADSHTGVRHRHHLHESVVQRTVKEAVRRAGLTKPASCHTFRHSFATHLLEDGYDIRTVQELLGHKDVKTTMIYTHVLNRGGKGVRSPIDGMQP